The Humulus lupulus chromosome 4, drHumLupu1.1, whole genome shotgun sequence genome has a window encoding:
- the LOC133830028 gene encoding protein HVA22-like: MGKLIFIVSQLHKLAGPCLTLLYPLYASVMALESTTKKDDEQWLSYWILYSFITLVEMVIDPALELFPIWYDVKLVIMAWLVLPKFKGAAFLYKRFVREQMKKYRGKTTHFMGKNKH; this comes from the exons ATGGGAAAACTCATTTTTATTGTTTCCCAACTCCATAAACTTGCTGG GCCTTGCTTGACATTACTTTATCCCTT GTATGCATCAGTTATGGCCTTGGAGAGCACAACAAAAAAAGATGATGAACAGTGGCTTTCTTATTGGATTCTGTACTCATTTATCACTCTTGTTGAAATGGTTATAGACCCTGCTCTAGAATT GTTTCCTATTTGGTATGATGTGAAGCTGGTAATTATGGCTTGGTTGGTTCTTCCCAAATTCAAAGGGGCAGCTTTCTTGTATAAGAGATTTGTGAGAGAGCAAATGAAGAAGTATAGAGGGAAAACTACACATTTCATGGGAAAGAACAAGCACTAG
- the LOC133831925 gene encoding uncharacterized protein LOC133831925 yields the protein MRNWLGKLPKYKYHPGGRPRGSTAARMAEQRAQQAQPRPKTNNGNGRPGGNTQNTARNNPTRNVPAGTGNNRAPLVARNDNPEPIRNNPKPVRANSSPSRPNNGRPPPSPVRHLPSPIRHPSPGREAPHPAPNGNRAEHQAPQRPSRSARSGSRDKNHRARPEHMGDHEALREAHRGHRAPQPSGSHMSRSQTTGREYKKNYLATIEPHKKNQRGMSAS from the coding sequence ATGAGGAATTGGCTAGGCAAGCTACCGAAGTACAAGTACCACCCCGGAGGACGACCTCGGGGGAGTACGGCCGCCAGAATGGCTGAGCAAAGGGCCCAGCAGGCCCAACCGAGGCCCAAGACAAATAACGGCAACGGTCGACCTGGGGGAAACACCCAAAACACTGCTAGGAATAATCCTACGAGAAATGTGCCTGctggaactgggaataaccgagctcctttGGTAGCTCGGAATGATAACCCTGAACCTATCAGGAACAACCCGAAGCCTGTCCGAGCCAATTCTAGTCCTTCCAGACCCAACAACGGAAGGCCACCGCCCTCACCAGTAAGGCATCTGCCCTCACCGATAAGACATCCCTCTCCAGGTCGAGAGGCACCCCATCCAGCTCCCAATGGGAACCGTGCAGAGCATCAAGCACCCCAGAGACCCTCTCGGAGTGCTCGAAGTGGGAGCCGAGACAAAAACCATAGGGCTCGACCTGAGCATATGGGTGACCATGAGGCCCTGCGAGAAGCACATCGAGGGCATAGAGCACCTCAACCATCTGGAAGTCATATGTCGAGGTCACAAACGACTGGGCGAGAGTACAAGAAAAACTACCTCGCAACCATCGAGCCACACAAAAAAAACCAGAGAGGAATGTCAGCTTCCTAA
- the LOC133830030 gene encoding HVA22-like protein e — protein sequence MGKFSTLVSQAHSLAGPSLALIYPLYASVMALESTSKLDDEQWLAYWIIYSFLTLVEMVIQPALEYIPIWYDVKLLLVGWLVLPQFKGAAFLYERFVREQLKKSRGTSQTQTQTHNKGKAKFVDFIIPKKGEHEAH from the exons atgggaaaATTCAGTACTTTGGTTTCTCAAGCTCATTCACTTGCTGG GCCAAGTTTGGCGTTGATTTATCCCTT gTATGCATCGGTTATGGCCCTGGAGAGCACATCAAAACTTGATGATGAACAGTGGCTTGCTTATTGGATTATATACTCGTTTCTCACTCTTGTTGAAATGGTTATTCAACCAGCTTTAGAGTA TATACCTATTTGGTATGATGTGAAGCTGTTGCTGGTGGGTTGGTTGGTTCTTCCCCAATTCAAAGGGGCAGCTTTTTTGTACGAGAGATTTGTGAGAGAGCAACTCAAGAAGTCTAGAGGAACGTCTCAAACTCAAACTCAAACTCACAACAAGGGAAAGGCCAAGTTTGTGGATTTCATTATCCCAAAGAAA GGAGAGCATGAGGCTCATTAA